Proteins encoded by one window of ANME-2 cluster archaeon:
- a CDS encoding alpha/beta fold hydrolase, with protein sequence MKQITVIFVIILSVFGLGCTSQNDSVSDQDDGGTVLTDQQDIQGIWQGVLEVSGTKLRIVFNISAGQNSALTATINSPDQGVTGIPVDKVTFQNDKLNLEVQSIRGVYNGMFSEDDQTINGNWEQSGQSFPLILQRTDKAPVLNRPQEPERPYPYEDEEVIYKNETTGIELAGTLTLPTSEGPFPAVLLITGSGAQDRNETILGHSPFLVLSDYLTRRGIAVLRVDDRGIGGSSGNVSQATSEDFAGDVLTGVEYLKGREEINSGKIGLIGHSEGGIIAPMAAVRSEDVAFIVMIGGPGVTGEEILYLQSELMLISEGVSDDEITRNREMQSRIFDVVKNEIDNAAAEKKLNVILDEIEMPKENKQAEIEKYLSPWFRYFLTYDPKPTLINVQCPVLAIIGEKDMQVPPRQNLPVIEEALLTGGNKDYTVMELPDLNHLFQTATTGFPSEYQQIEETISPTALDVIGDWILQHTEYI encoded by the coding sequence ATGAAACAAATTACTGTGATCTTCGTGATTATATTGAGTGTGTTTGGTCTTGGTTGTACCTCACAGAATGATAGTGTTTCTGATCAGGATGATGGGGGTACAGTACTTACAGATCAACAAGATATTCAAGGCATATGGCAGGGAGTCCTGGAGGTTTCCGGCACAAAACTTCGAATTGTGTTCAATATTTCAGCAGGGCAAAACAGTGCATTAACCGCAACTATAAATAGCCCTGACCAGGGAGTCACCGGCATACCTGTAGACAAGGTTACTTTTCAAAATGATAAGTTAAATCTTGAGGTACAATCCATCCGGGGCGTTTATAATGGCATGTTCAGTGAGGATGATCAAACCATTAATGGAAATTGGGAACAGTCCGGACAATCATTTCCATTAATACTACAACGCACTGATAAAGCACCTGTTCTCAATCGGCCGCAGGAACCGGAGAGACCGTATCCATACGAAGACGAAGAAGTCATTTATAAAAATGAGACTACGGGAATTGAACTCGCCGGGACATTGACTTTGCCAACATCAGAAGGCCCATTCCCTGCAGTGCTGCTGATCACTGGTTCTGGTGCCCAGGATCGTAATGAAACGATATTAGGTCATAGCCCATTCCTTGTACTGTCTGATTACCTGACACGTCGTGGGATCGCGGTCCTAAGAGTGGATGATCGTGGAATAGGGGGATCAAGCGGTAATGTATCCCAGGCTACAAGCGAGGATTTTGCAGGTGATGTGCTCACTGGCGTTGAGTATCTTAAAGGTCGTGAGGAGATCAACTCAGGTAAGATCGGTCTCATCGGTCATAGTGAAGGAGGGATAATTGCCCCAATGGCAGCTGTTCGATCAGAAGATGTTGCTTTTATTGTGATGATAGGAGGACCAGGCGTAACAGGAGAAGAGATCCTGTATCTGCAATCAGAACTTATGCTCATATCAGAAGGAGTAAGCGATGATGAAATCACCAGGAACCGTGAGATGCAATCACGCATATTCGATGTGGTAAAAAATGAGATAGACAATGCGGCTGCTGAAAAAAAGCTCAATGTGATTCTGGATGAAATTGAAATGCCTAAAGAAAATAAGCAGGCTGAAATAGAGAAATACTTATCGCCATGGTTTAGATATTTTTTGACCTATGACCCCAAACCAACCTTAATAAATGTACAATGCCCGGTACTTGCAATCATCGGTGAAAAAGACATGCAGGTTCCACCCAGGCAAAACCTGCCAGTTATTGAGGAAGCCTTACTGACCGGAGGCAATAAGGACTATACGGTGATGGAACTGCCAGATCTGAACCACCTGTTCCAGACCGCAACAACCGGATTCCCATCTGAGTATCAACAGATCGAAGAAACCATATCACCGACTGCGTTAGATGTGATTGGTGACTGGATATTGCAGCATACTGAGTACATTTAG
- a CDS encoding tyrosine--tRNA ligase, which translates to MDRLALIKRNTEEIVTQEELERLLETKESPTAYVGYEPSGKIHMGHVLTVNKLIDLQNAGFKVTVLLADVHAYLNEKGTMEEVKKVADFNKECFIALGLEEGKTNFVYGSDYQLEPDYMLSVLKLARDTTLNRAKRSMDEVSRSTDNPRVSQMVYPLMQAVDIAMLGVDVAVGGIDQRKIHMLAREGLPGLGYKAPICIHTPILLGLDGKKMSSSSNNFISMDDTEKAVKKKVNKAFCPEGDIVDNSVLALFKYHIMPRFEEITIHRPEKYGGDLHYPGYEELEAEFASKELHPMDLKAGAADYMNRILEPVREKM; encoded by the coding sequence ATGGACAGACTGGCACTCATTAAACGGAATACTGAAGAGATTGTAACACAGGAAGAACTGGAACGGTTACTGGAGACTAAGGAATCTCCTACTGCCTATGTGGGCTATGAACCCAGCGGTAAGATACACATGGGTCATGTCCTAACCGTTAATAAGTTGATAGACCTGCAGAACGCCGGATTTAAGGTGACGGTGCTGCTGGCAGATGTTCATGCGTATCTCAACGAGAAGGGGACCATGGAAGAAGTAAAGAAGGTTGCTGATTTTAACAAGGAATGTTTTATTGCACTGGGTCTTGAGGAAGGGAAGACCAATTTTGTTTATGGCTCTGATTACCAGCTTGAACCTGATTATATGTTGAGTGTGTTAAAACTGGCCCGGGATACGACACTGAACCGTGCCAAACGCAGTATGGACGAGGTCAGTCGTAGTACCGATAATCCAAGGGTGTCCCAGATGGTGTATCCCCTGATGCAGGCCGTGGACATTGCTATGCTTGGAGTTGACGTGGCTGTTGGCGGTATTGACCAGCGTAAGATACATATGCTGGCAAGGGAAGGGCTGCCCGGGCTGGGGTATAAGGCGCCTATTTGCATACATACGCCTATCCTGCTGGGACTGGACGGCAAGAAAATGTCCTCCTCGTCAAATAATTTCATTTCCATGGATGATACAGAAAAGGCGGTAAAGAAGAAGGTCAATAAGGCGTTCTGCCCTGAAGGGGATATAGTGGATAACTCGGTGCTGGCGCTGTTTAAGTATCATATCATGCCCAGGTTTGAGGAGATCACTATACATCGGCCTGAGAAGTATGGCGGTGACCTGCATTACCCTGGATATGAGGAACTGGAGGCTGAGTTTGCATCGAAAGAACTGCATCCTATGGACCTAAAAGCAGGTGCTGCGGATTACATGAACAGGATACTTGAGCCTGTGCGTGAGAAGATGTGA
- a CDS encoding response regulator: protein MTKMIMIVDDEPDTVELVKLVLETEGYETSAAYSGSEALEKIKTKKPDMVLLDIMMPLMDGWAVRTKLLEDKETKDIPIIMLTAKAQPIDRMIGLHVVEVADYITKPFGRRELVDRVRAVLGE from the coding sequence ATGACTAAAATGATAATGATAGTGGATGATGAACCAGATACGGTCGAACTGGTAAAACTTGTCCTGGAAACAGAAGGTTATGAGACTTCAGCAGCATATAGTGGTTCGGAAGCTCTTGAAAAGATCAAGACCAAAAAACCGGATATGGTACTTCTTGATATTATGATGCCCTTGATGGATGGATGGGCAGTACGCACGAAGCTGTTGGAGGACAAAGAAACAAAGGACATACCGATCATCATGTTAACTGCCAAGGCCCAGCCCATTGATAGGATGATCGGGCTGCATGTGGTGGAGGTGGCCGATTATATTACAAAACCTTTCGGACGCAGGGAACTTGTTGATAGAGTAAGGGCGGTGCTGGGAGAATAG